A part of Nodularia sp. LEGE 06071 genomic DNA contains:
- a CDS encoding FAD-dependent oxidoreductase, with protein MVNKVAIIGAGLGGLSVAIALRKQGINAQVYEKARLLRPVGAGLSLVPNGLHSLEAISTISYANAPGITELLKAAGSQTQTLKLHKSNGELIGQKSVTLQEKYGQPMLQIRWSRLQEIFASQLPPEAIHLDHRCIGFEQNEQRVQVCFEGGKTVQADVLIGADGLNSVVRQTLIGDGEPDYAGRMSWRAVLKYSHPKLLPHEVMSMTASDGKIFGFFDLGGGYVFWSAASLCPDGFLAQNPADIKSRIQEKFSGWAEPVQEILAATEAEDIVERPICDRPPLENWSQGRVTLLGDAAHPMVPLLGQGANTAFEDAWELAQCLRHASSIETALANYENSRKPRTQIIQIRNAIGAKRAYKADSETYLSKMMQQAQVSDAEFEEWLYNYQPSVVNYS; from the coding sequence ATGGTTAATAAAGTAGCAATTATCGGTGCGGGACTAGGTGGTTTATCCGTGGCGATCGCACTCCGTAAACAAGGCATCAATGCCCAAGTATACGAAAAAGCGCGTCTTTTGCGTCCAGTGGGTGCTGGTTTGAGTCTTGTGCCAAATGGTTTACATAGTCTTGAGGCGATATCTACGATAAGCTACGCTAACGCACCTGGAATCACTGAGTTATTAAAAGCTGCGGGTAGCCAAACTCAAACGCTGAAATTGCACAAAAGCAACGGCGAATTGATTGGGCAGAAATCAGTCACACTACAGGAAAAATACGGTCAACCGATGTTACAAATTCGGTGGTCGCGTCTCCAAGAAATCTTCGCTTCTCAACTGCCGCCTGAAGCCATCCACCTTGACCATAGGTGCATAGGTTTTGAGCAAAATGAGCAAAGAGTCCAAGTCTGCTTTGAAGGCGGAAAAACCGTGCAGGCAGATGTGTTAATTGGGGCTGATGGCTTAAACTCTGTAGTTAGGCAGACATTGATTGGTGACGGAGAACCTGATTATGCTGGTCGGATGTCTTGGCGAGCTGTTCTCAAATACAGTCATCCCAAACTGCTTCCTCATGAAGTCATGTCCATGACAGCATCCGACGGCAAAATTTTTGGGTTCTTCGACTTGGGAGGCGGATATGTATTTTGGAGTGCAGCTTCCCTCTGTCCAGACGGATTTCTTGCCCAAAATCCTGCTGATATTAAGTCTCGTATCCAAGAAAAGTTTTCTGGTTGGGCAGAACCAGTACAGGAAATATTAGCAGCAACAGAGGCTGAAGACATTGTAGAACGCCCGATATGTGACAGACCACCCCTAGAAAATTGGAGTCAAGGCAGAGTAACGCTCTTAGGTGATGCCGCCCATCCAATGGTACCATTACTAGGGCAGGGAGCGAATACAGCCTTTGAAGATGCCTGGGAACTTGCCCAATGCCTTCGTCATGCTTCCAGCATTGAAACAGCCCTAGCTAATTATGAAAATAGTCGTAAACCCCGCACCCAAATTATCCAGATTCGTAACGCAATTGGGGCGAAGCGTGCATATAAAGCTGATAGCGAAACCTATCTGAGTAAAATGATGCAGCAAGCACAGGTGAGTGATGCTGAGTTTGAAGAATGGCTCTACAACTATCAACCATCTGTGGTAAATTACTCTTAA